A window of Candidatus Saccharibacteria bacterium contains these coding sequences:
- a CDS encoding PAS domain-containing protein, translated as MPQKQSPRHAPGQPYSRLVQHHLAELRPVLASAIEGDFSKNLTIPDADDDFTELFRGVQNMVEVIRTQMSELRELNQTLEERARERSAALEEAQALTHLGSWQWDVASNVITWSDELYRIYGLRPQERQVSFDEFIGFIHPDDRERIQSTIYEVFQSGSAFNFVHRVIHPDGQVRTLRGIGKVVRDGEGTPLRMLGTSQDITDREAAQQALQKSDERFRTVTKATHDLVYDLDLASRTIWFNEAIHNDYGYIQGEIDNSFDWWARRIHPDDLPSIRHEILNVRTRRDQQWQSEFRFQKADKKYVVVRNRAFVLYDQAGEPERIIGSLLDITAQKQLEHAKDEFLSLVSHQLRTPLTVTRLYSEMLSSGVAGPITPDQQAYVSRITGASVRMIHLVSEILNISRVELDRIKVQPVPTDINRFIQIHLKELTPLAREKGVRLEFTPDTDLPLIPIDSDVFNLIVENLLANAVRYTRQDEGRVSVSFNCDEKGCYVLAVRDNGIGIPAAARPYIFSRFYRADNAVNFDSEGTGLGLYLIKLICDTIGAETWFESKKNRGTTFYVKLPPCGMVPRQGRLALEKAHD; from the coding sequence GTGCCACAGAAACAGTCGCCCCGTCATGCTCCCGGCCAGCCCTACTCCCGGCTCGTCCAGCACCACCTGGCCGAGCTCCGTCCCGTCCTGGCCAGCGCCATCGAAGGCGACTTCTCTAAAAATCTGACTATCCCCGATGCCGACGACGATTTCACCGAACTCTTCCGCGGCGTCCAGAACATGGTCGAGGTCATCCGCACGCAGATGAGCGAGCTACGCGAACTCAACCAGACACTCGAGGAACGCGCCCGCGAGCGCTCGGCAGCCCTGGAGGAGGCCCAGGCCCTCACCCATCTGGGCAGTTGGCAGTGGGATGTCGCCAGCAACGTCATCACCTGGTCCGACGAGCTGTACCGCATCTACGGCCTGCGCCCGCAGGAGCGCCAGGTCAGCTTTGACGAGTTCATCGGCTTCATCCACCCCGATGACCGCGAACGCATCCAATCCACCATCTACGAAGTCTTTCAATCCGGCTCCGCCTTCAACTTCGTCCACCGCGTCATCCACCCTGACGGCCAGGTCCGCACCCTGCGCGGCATCGGCAAGGTAGTGAGGGACGGGGAGGGCACGCCGCTGCGCATGCTCGGCACCTCGCAGGACATCACCGACCGCGAGGCCGCCCAGCAGGCCCTGCAGAAAAGCGACGAGCGCTTCCGCACCGTCACCAAGGCCACCCACGACCTGGTCTACGACCTCGACCTGGCCAGCCGTACCATCTGGTTCAACGAGGCCATCCACAACGATTACGGCTACATCCAGGGCGAGATAGATAACAGTTTCGACTGGTGGGCACGGCGCATCCACCCCGATGACCTGCCGTCTATCCGCCACGAAATTCTCAACGTCCGCACCCGGCGCGACCAGCAGTGGCAGTCTGAATTCCGCTTCCAAAAAGCCGACAAGAAGTACGTAGTGGTTCGCAACCGCGCCTTCGTCCTCTATGATCAGGCCGGCGAGCCGGAGCGCATCATCGGCTCCCTGCTGGACATCACTGCCCAGAAACAGCTGGAGCACGCCAAGGACGAATTCCTGTCGCTCGTTTCACACCAGTTGCGCACGCCGCTGACCGTCACCCGCCTTTACAGCGAGATGCTTTCCAGCGGTGTTGCCGGCCCCATCACACCGGATCAGCAGGCTTACGTCAGCCGCATCACCGGCGCCAGCGTCCGCATGATCCATCTGGTCAGCGAGATTCTCAACATCTCGCGCGTCGAACTGGACCGCATCAAGGTGCAGCCTGTGCCGACCGACATCAACCGTTTCATCCAGATCCATCTCAAAGAGCTGACCCCGCTGGCCAGGGAAAAAGGTGTCAGGCTCGAGTTCACGCCCGATACCGACCTGCCGCTCATCCCGATCGACAGCGACGTCTTCAACCTCATCGTCGAGAACCTTTTGGCCAATGCGGTCCGCTACACCCGCCAGGACGAGGGGCGTGTCAGCGTCAGCTTCAACTGCGACGAGAAGGGCTGCTACGTGCTGGCCGTCCGCGATAACGGCATCGGCATTCCCGCCGCCGCCCGGCCCTACATCTTCAGCCGCTTTTACCGCGCCGATAATGCCGTCAACTTCGACAGCGAAGGCACCGGCCTCGGCCTCTACCTCATAAAGCTGATCTGCGACACCATCGGTGCTGAAACCTGGTTTGAGAGCAAGAAGAACCGCGGCACCACCTTTTACGTCAAACTGCCGCCATGTGGCATGGTGCCGCGCCAGGGACGGCTGGCTCTCGAAAAGGCGCACGACTAG
- a CDS encoding putative DNA binding domain-containing protein, with translation MNTRDIDVQELKLLSEKRRITFLRDQKEDQWLDRKSAKVSALKIANAMVGFANAEGGIIVIGIHDGKIEGIKSAGKGNDWRQASLDFTIPPVRHKFEYIECINEAGEKDEIAIIEVEAGERVHTNQRGETFLRVGDENRKLNPREALELMYDKGESTYDGTPIKDAALDDLDGELIKLYIKNVGADEKHATTVLKARGLAKEVGGEVKPTIAGMLTLGKNPHMFLPQATLRVLVYKGSSRETGSRANVIYDRRIEGPLSYQIEQARSELQKILPRAIRLGSESRFGESTLVPEYVWIEAIVNAAIHRSYSIGGDHTRIEIFDDRIEVKSPGRLPGLVRLENIRSTRFARNPRVARALSDIRYGRELGEGVNRMFEEMGIAGLPDPIYTQGSAFVQVVLLEDPLAGRILRHLPPGSERFVEFISREGRITTNEAASLLGVTRPTARKHLHGLAEKKLIEHIGTSVMDPRGYWKIKTGN, from the coding sequence ATGAATACCCGAGATATCGATGTGCAAGAACTGAAACTACTTTCTGAAAAGAGGCGCATTACTTTCTTGCGCGATCAAAAAGAAGATCAGTGGCTGGACCGGAAGAGTGCAAAGGTATCGGCTCTAAAAATTGCTAATGCCATGGTGGGCTTTGCAAATGCAGAAGGCGGAATTATCGTAATTGGGATACATGATGGCAAGATCGAGGGGATTAAAAGCGCTGGCAAGGGCAACGATTGGCGACAAGCATCCCTGGATTTTACAATACCTCCCGTGCGACATAAGTTTGAATATATAGAATGTATCAATGAGGCTGGTGAAAAGGATGAAATCGCAATCATTGAAGTAGAGGCAGGCGAGAGGGTGCACACTAATCAGCGTGGCGAAACCTTTTTGCGTGTGGGGGATGAAAATCGCAAGCTGAACCCGCGGGAAGCCCTTGAGCTTATGTATGACAAAGGCGAATCGACCTACGATGGTACGCCAATTAAAGACGCCGCCCTAGATGATTTGGACGGCGAACTGATAAAACTTTACATCAAAAATGTGGGAGCCGATGAAAAACATGCAACCACTGTCTTAAAAGCACGCGGACTTGCCAAGGAAGTTGGAGGTGAGGTAAAACCTACAATCGCTGGCATGCTTACATTGGGCAAAAACCCTCATATGTTTTTGCCACAGGCGACCCTAAGAGTGCTTGTCTATAAGGGTTCTTCAAGAGAGACCGGTTCGCGTGCCAATGTCATTTACGATCGTAGAATAGAGGGGCCGCTTAGCTATCAGATTGAACAGGCAAGAAGCGAACTGCAAAAAATTTTACCTCGTGCAATTCGGCTTGGATCTGAAAGTCGGTTTGGAGAATCTACGCTAGTGCCCGAGTATGTATGGATAGAAGCTATTGTGAATGCTGCCATACATAGATCCTATAGTATAGGCGGCGACCATACGCGTATTGAAATTTTTGATGACCGCATAGAAGTTAAAAGTCCGGGTCGGCTGCCAGGTCTGGTGCGCCTAGAAAATATACGCTCGACACGCTTTGCTCGCAATCCCCGTGTTGCACGAGCACTCAGTGATATTCGGTATGGCCGAGAACTTGGAGAGGGCGTCAACCGTATGTTCGAGGAAATGGGTATTGCCGGCCTGCCAGATCCAATCTATACACAAGGATCGGCATTTGTGCAGGTCGTGCTTCTTGAAGACCCATTGGCTGGTAGAATATTGCGACATCTGCCTCCTGGATCGGAACGATTTGTGGAATTTATAAGCCGAGAGGGCCGAATTACGACAAACGAGGCTGCTTCGCTGTTGGGTGTCACGCGTCCTACGGCTCGAAAACATCTGCATGGTCTTGCTGAAAAAAAACTAATCGAACATATTGGCACTTCTGTTATGGATCCCCGTGGGTACTGGAAAATCAAAACTGGTAACTAA
- a CDS encoding ImmA/IrrE family metallo-endopeptidase — protein MSKIKAIRTEKDYEEALALLEEILLLDPAPDSEEGDRLSILSTLLSAYEQKNFPKQLPSAIEAIRFRMDQLSLRPADLIPYIGSKSRVSEILSGKRQLTVSMIRALSEGLGIPSDSLLKQSQPFQESFFGDWDKKLFTIMRNRNYFADVQDDSEPSTILSSFFSAIEAPVAAPILLRQSSYRSAPTTDRKALFAWATQVLARAETEAIQQPFVPGSITIDFMRELAKLTTSEDSPVLAINALRQKGIAVIIEPELPKTRLDGAVLFTSTKAPVIGLTLRLDRLDNFWFTLMHELAHISLHSEHEDINFFFDELDGLKGMQVSAHEEDADRLASEALIPSVIWDISPAKFLPSPMAARKLAKTLSVHMAIVAGKIRYETGEWHILSNVVEEAKVRHFFPTYYRG, from the coding sequence ATGAGTAAAATTAAAGCAATACGTACGGAGAAGGACTACGAGGAAGCTCTCGCATTACTTGAAGAAATCCTTTTACTTGACCCCGCACCTGATAGCGAGGAAGGTGATCGACTAAGTATTCTCTCAACCCTACTGAGTGCTTACGAGCAAAAGAACTTTCCAAAACAACTACCTAGCGCAATTGAAGCGATTCGATTCCGCATGGACCAACTCAGCCTTCGTCCTGCCGACCTCATTCCATACATTGGTAGCAAAAGCCGTGTGTCCGAAATTCTATCGGGAAAACGACAGCTTACTGTTTCTATGATTCGTGCATTGTCAGAAGGATTAGGGATTCCTTCTGATTCCCTTTTAAAACAATCACAACCATTTCAAGAAAGTTTTTTCGGAGATTGGGATAAGAAACTGTTTACCATCATGCGAAACCGGAATTACTTTGCAGATGTCCAAGATGATTCAGAGCCAAGTACAATATTGTCAAGCTTTTTCTCTGCCATAGAAGCACCAGTTGCTGCCCCTATACTACTTAGGCAGTCTAGCTATAGATCTGCCCCCACTACCGATCGCAAGGCATTGTTTGCATGGGCCACTCAAGTTTTGGCGCGTGCAGAAACCGAAGCAATACAGCAGCCCTTTGTGCCTGGAAGCATAACTATTGATTTCATGCGGGAGCTTGCCAAGCTCACCACCAGCGAAGACAGTCCCGTGCTGGCAATAAATGCACTCCGACAGAAAGGAATTGCTGTAATTATCGAACCAGAGTTACCAAAAACTCGTCTTGATGGCGCGGTACTCTTTACGTCCACCAAGGCACCTGTCATCGGTTTAACCCTCAGGCTTGATCGTTTAGACAACTTTTGGTTCACACTGATGCATGAACTAGCCCATATTTCCCTGCACTCAGAGCATGAAGATATTAACTTTTTCTTTGATGAGCTAGATGGCCTAAAGGGAATGCAAGTCAGCGCCCATGAAGAAGATGCGGATCGCCTAGCTAGCGAAGCCCTTATTCCCTCAGTCATATGGGATATTAGCCCTGCAAAATTTTTGCCATCCCCTATGGCCGCTCGGAAACTTGCCAAAACACTGAGCGTCCACATGGCAATCGTCGCTGGCAAAATAAGATATGAAACAGGCGAGTGGCATATCTTAAGCAATGTAGTCGAGGAGGCTAAGGTTCGCCACTTCTTCCCAACCTATTACAGGGGTTAA
- a CDS encoding sce7726 family protein translates to MTKLPGVKDREIRSTLKDCLRLEYCFDEKMQILDEFGINYGEVRADVVAVGDVMHGYEIKSDYDSLNRLPNQIKAYNAVFDKVTIVTGASHIYSVIEIVPEWWGILVVRANDTGEITLHCIREAEANKNLDTHALARLLWRDEAMQILEGINAAHGVRTKPKSILCDRLTDSLEQESLRRKVVEKIHFRSALRAG, encoded by the coding sequence ATGACTAAACTACCAGGTGTAAAAGATCGTGAAATTCGGTCAACACTAAAAGACTGTTTGAGATTAGAGTATTGCTTTGATGAAAAAATGCAAATACTTGACGAATTTGGTATTAATTATGGCGAGGTTAGGGCTGACGTAGTTGCCGTGGGAGATGTAATGCACGGCTATGAAATAAAAAGCGATTACGATAGCTTAAATAGGTTGCCTAATCAGATAAAAGCTTACAATGCCGTTTTTGATAAGGTTACGATTGTAACAGGTGCCTCACATATATATTCAGTCATAGAGATAGTGCCAGAATGGTGGGGAATACTGGTGGTGCGAGCGAACGACACAGGTGAAATTACGCTTCATTGCATACGAGAGGCGGAAGCCAATAAAAACTTAGATACACATGCATTGGCGAGGCTATTGTGGCGAGACGAGGCAATGCAAATACTTGAAGGCATTAATGCAGCACATGGAGTAAGGACAAAGCCGAAGAGTATATTGTGCGATAGGCTTACCGACAGTCTTGAGCAAGAATCATTAAGACGCAAGGTTGTGGAAAAAATTCACTTTAGGTCAGCTTTGAGAGCTGGCTAG
- a CDS encoding beta family protein, translating to MPFLKWRGGEKKALASLAMDAKENILPLIEIVLPELDTSSNPMSSDFNSRTSLSTSSESYLTKAVRDIKNFWGSKPILVDLSLAASGDAKAFGTNEIISAAHEYDLSIIPVVNIRDTSTYISLLSSLHKSYDNGICIRLTPNDLLDFDLLNKQLEAFVEKIKVDYVDIDLVIDLKFTPSRKVYRRISLQIQSITHLNEWRSFVLASGAFPSSLMHCKQDEENLVKRNDWLGWITMTQMPGMIRIPTYGDYTIRHPIFSEEASRHHPSCSLKYTLELEWLVMKGEVLRFDHYLAHANSLMDDDYFYGEEFSRGDYIIREKGEYFPIYIQKKNNNPTKADGTGNATTWIEVGVSHHLAVVTSQLSKLT from the coding sequence ATGCCATTTCTCAAGTGGCGCGGGGGAGAGAAAAAGGCTCTTGCCAGCCTAGCCATGGATGCAAAAGAGAACATTTTGCCTCTTATAGAGATTGTCTTGCCCGAATTAGATACATCATCAAATCCTATGTCATCTGACTTTAATTCAAGAACTTCACTATCCACGTCAAGTGAGAGTTACTTAACGAAGGCCGTCAGGGATATAAAAAACTTTTGGGGCTCAAAACCTATACTCGTAGACCTAAGTTTAGCCGCATCTGGAGATGCAAAGGCTTTTGGCACTAACGAGATAATTTCAGCTGCACATGAATATGACTTAAGCATTATTCCTGTAGTCAACATACGTGACACCTCTACTTACATAAGTCTTCTGTCGTCGCTACACAAATCGTATGACAATGGTATATGTATACGGTTAACGCCTAACGACCTTTTAGATTTTGATCTTCTCAACAAGCAACTGGAAGCCTTTGTCGAAAAAATTAAAGTGGACTATGTAGATATAGATTTAGTAATTGACCTAAAATTTACCCCATCTCGAAAAGTATACCGACGAATCTCTCTGCAAATACAGTCAATCACTCATCTGAATGAGTGGCGATCTTTCGTTTTGGCAAGTGGGGCTTTCCCGTCAAGTTTAATGCACTGCAAGCAGGATGAGGAAAATTTAGTCAAGAGAAATGACTGGCTTGGGTGGATAACAATGACACAGATGCCAGGCATGATCCGCATACCAACATACGGTGATTATACAATTCGTCATCCAATTTTTAGCGAAGAAGCCTCACGGCATCACCCATCCTGTAGCCTTAAATATACCCTGGAGCTTGAGTGGCTAGTTATGAAAGGTGAGGTTCTACGTTTTGACCACTATCTAGCTCATGCAAACTCTTTAATGGACGATGATTACTTCTATGGCGAAGAGTTTAGCAGGGGGGACTATATAATTCGAGAAAAAGGAGAGTATTTTCCAATATACATTCAAAAGAAAAATAATAACCCTACAAAAGCAGACGGCACCGGCAATGCTACAACATGGATTGAAGTAGGCGTTAGCCACCACTTGGCAGTAGTGACTAGCCAGCTCTCAAAGCTGACCTAA
- a CDS encoding type II toxin-antitoxin system HigB family toxin: protein MTLHNKEELASFKRKHPDAVGQINAWEAEVEAADWQSSHRVKERYSHASIINRREIVFNISGNKYRIWVLISYLNRIVKVIKAGTHREYDKWDIGKYSHE from the coding sequence ATGACTTTACATAATAAAGAAGAGCTGGCGAGCTTTAAGCGCAAACACCCTGATGCAGTAGGCCAGATAAATGCCTGGGAAGCTGAAGTCGAAGCTGCCGACTGGCAAAGTTCCCATCGAGTCAAGGAACGTTATAGTCATGCAAGCATTATCAATCGTAGGGAAATCGTCTTTAACATAAGTGGTAATAAATATCGAATTTGGGTACTGATAAGTTACTTAAACCGCATAGTCAAAGTAATTAAAGCGGGCACTCACAGGGAATATGATAAATGGGATATAGGAAAATACAGTCATGAGTAA